From the Synechococcus sp. KORDI-49 genome, the window CTGGAGAGAGCCCCCAGACGTTCCGGCTCGATCAGCAGCCGGCGCAGTTCAGCCACCCGCCGGGAACAGGCTGTCTGGATGGTCCTCCACGGGCCAGTCCTCATTCACTCCGCCGACGACCAGTTCCTCGATCTGAACCACGTCGGAATCGAGCTGTCGCAGCGCATTGATAAGCACATCAAGGCCGACGGCATCACTGGTGCCGAGATCAACCCAGCATCGGCCCCACGCGTCCCGGTATTCCATCTGCCCCATGTTGTGCATCAGGGCGGGCATCACCGATTCGGCCTCCTCGTTGTCGTAGGCCATCCAACTCAGGTCAGCACTTTCCTCATGCACCTGCAGGTTCTCGGCATTGAATCCGCCGAGACGGCCGATCACATACCAGCTGTCGAAGATCCCATCGACGTAATTCCGCTCCCCCTGGCTTGGAACCTCCGCAAAACGCAGCCAGAGCCAGCAATTGAAGGGGTCGACCTCCCGAAACCGGATGTCCATGGGTCCATCGATTTCACCTCATCATCATTCAAGCTGGACGACATGCTTGATCTGGACGCGCTGCACTACAGCCCGGCGACAGCCGCGGATCCAGTGCTGCGTGGGGTGACCCTGTCGGCCAGGAACGGGCAACCCGTGCTGATCGCCGGAGCCAGCGGCAGTGGCAAGACCAGCCTGCTGGAGGTGATCAGCGGCCTTGCCGGCAACCAGCACGGCGAGATCCGCTGGCAGGGTCAGGCCGTCAACCGTCAGCAGCGACGCTGGCTCTGCGGCATCGTGTTTCAGTTCCCGGAACGGCATTTTCTGGGGCTGAGCATCCAGCAGGAGCTGAAGCTGGGTCAGAAGCGACTCGGATGGGAGCAGCAGCAACATGTGCTGAAACGGGTCGGTCTGGCGGATGTGGACCTCAGCACCCCGCCGGAGCGACTGAGCGGCGGCCAGCAGAGAAGGCTTGCCCTCGCGGTGCAGTTGCTTCGCGGTGCAGAGGTGCTGCTGCTGGATGAACCCACTGCCGGCCTGGACTGGTCGGTGCGCCGCGAGGTGCTGCAGCTGATGTCGGACCTGGCCGATGAGCGGATCCTGATCGTTGTCACCCATGAACCGGAACTGTTCGAGGGCTGGCTTTGCGACCGACATGCCCTC encodes:
- a CDS encoding ABC transporter ATP-binding protein, which encodes MLDLDALHYSPATAADPVLRGVTLSARNGQPVLIAGASGSGKTSLLEVISGLAGNQHGEIRWQGQAVNRQQRRWLCGIVFQFPERHFLGLSIQQELKLGQKRLGWEQQQHVLKRVGLADVDLSTPPERLSGGQQRRLALAVQLLRGAEVLLLDEPTAGLDWSVRREVLQLMSDLADERILIVVTHEPELFEGWLCDRHALLDGQLKPLITLP
- a CDS encoding DUF3531 family protein, with amino-acid sequence MDIRFREVDPFNCWLWLRFAEVPSQGERNYVDGIFDSWYVIGRLGGFNAENLQVHEESADLSWMAYDNEEAESVMPALMHNMGQMEYRDAWGRCWVDLGTSDAVGLDVLINALRQLDSDVVQIEELVVGGVNEDWPVEDHPDSLFPAGG